TCGGCATCGTTTCCGTCCTCAGGGTAAAAAGCGATGCCGACCTGAAAATCATAATAAATTTCTTGACCTTTAAAAACAAACTTCTGATCGAGATTGTCTACCTTTTGCTGAATGAAGGAAATTGTCTGTTCTTTATTTTTTACGTCTTTGATGATAATAATAAATTCATCCGTCGATAACCGCCCGACAAAATGAGGTTTGGAAATATTTTCTTTCAGTAGTTTTGCAACATATAATATAACTTGATCCCGAAACTCATTTCCATACATGTCACTTAAATATTTAAAACGATTTAAGTTAACTTTTATAATTGCTGCTCTTGTATTAGCGGATTTGCAAATTTGTTTAAGCTGCTCGCTTATCGCTTTCTCATTTGGAAGGTTCGTTAATTCATCGTAATACATGAAATATTGGATAAAATGCTTTGATTCTTTTACTCTCGACATATCTTGAAGAATAAAAGCTACACTCGTTTTAGATAACGGGATGGCAGTCACATAAATTGGAAATTCAGTATAGAGAGTTGTTTCATGATGAATGACCTCTTGTCTTCTTTTCACATTTTCAAAAAGTCCTTCCACCCAATTTTCATTTTGAAACAATTCGTATACAGTTTCCAATCGTTGGATATTGCAGTGTTCCTGCACGAAATTGAAAGCTTGTTTGTTATATTGTTGAATCGTTCCATTCACATCACATATAAATATAGGTTCTGGGTGAAGGTGGTAAATTGTAAAAAATTCAGATTCTTTTTGGTGGATGTTTTGCAATTTGTAACACATCCTTATCTTTATTTAGATACGAATTGTTACATGATCCCTTTTATTCCTGATGCACTTTAGTTAAACGAATAAAAATGTACATTTACCCTTCTTTTCCTTCTCATCTTCTATTGGGCTATGAATTTATTTCTAATTACAAAACATTATCGGAAAATGAGATGTTGACTATGGATTCCAGCTTTTTTTAACAAATGCATTAATTGATCTTGTTCTTCCTTTGATAAGCCGGAAAAAGCTCTAGCCATCCGCATCGCATGAATGGGATAAATTTCATCTAAATAGTTTTTGCCTTTTTCGGTTAATTTCGCATAAACAGACCGTTTATCCCTAGGATCTTGTTCGCGATATATATAACCATTTCGTTCTAGCTTATCAATGACATATGTAACATTTCCACTTACCAGCAATAAACGAGAGCCAATTTGTTGAATTTTTTGCGGACCTTTTTTATATAAAAGCTCTAAAACTGAAAATTCTGTCGGATTAAAACCGTGTTCTTTACTATCACGAATGGAATGCTCCGAAATGCTTTTAAATGCACGAGCAAAAATATGAAAAAGTGACACCGCTCTATCCATTTCTTCTTGAGTAAAAGATGTCATCATACGTATCGCCCTCTTTACAAATCATAATCAATTTTAATTTCTTAAAAAATTCAAAAATATTTTAACTATATTTATTTTACTATTTTTTCATTAATATTGGAAGTTTTTAAACGCTTACATTCATTATTTGTCAATATCTATTCATTTTTTTAGCACGGATTTCTAGGGAACTGTGTACCTTTAATTATTTAATGTAGATGAGCAAATTCCCTAACATATATTTACATCCAAACAAAAAAGGAGACAGGAATCCAACTCCTTGGTTAGAATAGATGCGCTACCAACTACCTACAAGGATGTTCATGTCTCATGAATAGATTAGCACCTCATCAAGGAATCCACAAATTTTTCACAACGTTTGGTCATTTCTCTTGTTTCCTATCATATTTAGATCCTTTATTAGTCCTATGAAGGACCTTTCTTATGTTTTCTATCTTCATAGTGTCCTTCATTAATCCAATGAAGGACACTTCTTATGCTTTCTATCGTATTTATGTCCTTCAAAAGCCTCATGACGGACATTTATCATCTACATTTGCTTCTTTTTGGACTTCATCTCCCCCTGAAGCTATGGATACCGTGTTCGCGAACGTCAAGTAATGAAACGGTATTGGATTTTTGTACAACTTACTTATGTGTATAGTATGTTCGAATCCAACAGCAATTTTTCGGATGTGCTCGATCTCCTGCGTAAGAGAAAAGGACATAGTCTCGTGGAGTTCATTTACCATGCGGCGAAACAAAATATTCCCATTGATTCTGTGAAAAAACAGCGGCACGTGACATAAGGGGTAACCTGTTCGTTTTTATGGTAATTATTGTAAGAAGAATTGCTCAACTACAGTTATTTAAATGAAATTCTCCTAAAAGATTGTTGCTTTATATAGCTTTTTGACTGTCAGGCAAGCGGTGCGCTTGCTATGTCACGCATTAGCGTGACGTAAACCAAACAAGAGTCGAGCTCCGACCTCGTGCTTTGTTCGGTTCATATACAGTCAAAATGCATCAAAGCTTACGAAAATATATAAATAAAAACACTGGCTGTTTAATTAATGAACAACCAGTATTTTGAATGGGTGACGATCCTATTTACAAACGTTACTTGGTTCGGTTAAGGAAGATTGTCATCAATAGATTAAGTTTTAAACTTCTTCACGAGATCATTTAAAGTTTCCGATAATTGCGAAAGGGACTGAATATGATTTGAAACATTTCCCATTAAAATATTGGACGTTGAAGCTGATTCCGCTGTTTGCTCGATTCCTGCTGCGGCTTCTTCTGTTAATGCCGCAATATTGCCAATTTGCTGATTCATCCCCTCGCTATTTTCTAATATTTTTGTAAATTCTCGATGTGCATATTGGATTTTTTCGGTCACCTCTTTTATATGTGATTGGATGATTTCAAAAGCGGCACCCGTTTCCTGAATTAACGATGTTCCCTCTTGCACTTGCGAATAGCCAATATGTAAACTATCAGTTACTTCTTTTGTCTCTTTTTGTACTTGTTCCACAATATGTTGAATGTCGACAATTGAATGAGACACTTGTTCAGCTAGCTTTCGTACTTCTTCAGCAACAACAGCAAATCCTCTTCCATATTCACCTGCTCTTGCTGCTTCAATCGCGGCATTTAATGCAAGCAAGTTCGTTTGATCCGCAATATTTTGAATGACTTCTACGAGTTTGTTAATATCTTTCGAACGTTGATCAAGGTTTTGCATTTTTCCAATTGCTGCTTGCATTTTTTCATAAATCATTTCCATCTGCTGCATGGAATTATTCATGAGGTGACTTCCATTATCCGTTTGTTTTATAACAAGATTCGATTTCTCTTCCATCTCCAAGCTATTTTGATGGATTTCATGAATTTTATTCGTATAATTAACCATTGCTTCTGCAAGTTCAGTGGCAGATTTCGCTTGATTTTCTGCTCCAGCTGACAACTCCTGCATTGTAGAGGCAATTTGTTCACTACCGTCTTTAACTTCAATAGAAGATTGATGTAGGTCAGTGCATTTATTTGTGATCGTATTGGAAACGTTGTTAATGTCCAACACAATTTTTCGCAATTGTTTATTCATTTCATTGACCGATTCTACTAATTCCCCAAGTTCATCCTTACCTTTATATGTAAGTGATTGATGAAGCAATTCACCATTGGCAATCGCTTTCATTCGTTCGGAAATCATACGAATTGGCTTTGTAATCGAACGAGACATTGTAAAAGCTATAAATAATCCAATGATAACTATCAAACCGGATAAAATAATACTTAATACAAGAACTTGATTGCTTTTGTCAATGACCTCTTTCCCATGTTGAATGGCTAGCTGATATCGCTGTTCAGACATTTTCTCAAGATCTTGAATTATGTTTTCAGCAAGCGGTTTTGCCCGCTGCTCTAAATTTTCGATTGCATCTTCTTTTTGGCCATGATCGAATATAAGCAACGTTTCGTAGCGAACTAATACACTCCATTGACTGGTTTCATCCAATAATTGTTTCATCTCATCTGATTGATTTAATTGTGACAGTTCAAATTGAAGCTTTGCACTTTCAGATGTTAATTCTTCAAACTCTTCTCTCATTTTCTCATCTTCATAAAGAAAATAAGAATGAACTAAGGAAATCCTTTTTGTAATGTTATATCGCAGCCTTTCATTCATAATTAAGGATTGGACATCTTTTTGAATCATTTTTTCCGTATCGGCGTTGATTCTTTTCATGAGAACATAATTGACAGCAACTGTTGCAATCGTTAATAACATAATAATCGCAAAGCTCAGCAGTAATTTTTTTTGCAATCCTTTCTGTTTCCAAAATTTCAAGTCTTTTCTTTTTCCTCGAAATGTCAACCGTTTCAATGACTTCAACTTCAACTTCAACAAATTCCCCTCCCCTAACAAGCTTCTTTTATTTATATCGGTAAAATTGCAAAAACATTTACTATTGTGAAAGTTAGAGAAGGGCATAAATTTTAATCCTTGAATTACAAAACTGGATTATTTTCTATATTTAATATTTTTTCAATATAAAACCATTTCAAAACGTCATCAATTTCTCCCCCGTCTTCTGGTACTTTCCCTAAAATAGGTAGGTTTGTTAATTTTTCAATTACTCTCATATTATCTTTTTCTATGATATCCGGATGTGATGATACTTTATTAAACACAATACCTAATATTGATAATCGATTGGCTTTTGCATATTCTACCGTTAATAAAGTATGGTTAATAGAACCTAAATGTGGTGGCACAACGACGATGAGAGGAATGTTCAGCATTTGAATAATATCTTTCGTCATGTACATTTCATTTTCTTCCATGATTGGAACGGCCAATCCCCCTGCCCCTTCGACAAGAACGATATCATGTTCTTTTTGTAAACAATCATAGTGCTGTTTCATTCGATTTACATCAATTCGAACATTTTCAAGATGTGCGGCTAAATGTGGCGAAGCCGGCTTTTCAAAAAAATATGTACATAAATCTTTTTGTCCATAAGAAAGGTTTGCCGTTTGTATGTAGCTTTCGACATCCTCTGCTTTTAATTCTCCATCTTTCCATACACATCCAGTTTGAATCGGCTTATACGGGGCTACACGAAATCCACTTTGAATCAGTGCCTTCGTCAAAAACTTTGTCACATACGTCTTGCCAATTTCCGTACCCGTACCTGTGATAAAAATACCTTGTCCCATGTCAACTCACTCCACAACAATTTTTTGTATTATTCTAGAATAAATCCTCCTATATGTAAACTATTATATTTTAAAAGTTTACAAATTTACAGTAACAAAATTTTCGCTGAACTTTTCATAAACCCATCGTTCATTTAAAAAAATTGCTATAATAAATTCGTTAACATAGAGAGAAGGAGTAGAAAGAACTTGGAAAAATCGAATCAACGATTGAAAGTTTTGAAACATCTTTCCGTAAAAGATTGGTTAATGATCTTTTTCGGTATTCTTATTGCTATTTTTCTATTTTTATTGATTGGTACGAATCAAGTATTCTTTCAATTTGCGATACTACTCTTAAATAGCTGGCTAACTGTTTTTGTCTTTTTCCTATACAAAAGAGTAGACAATTTAGCAAAAAATCAATTGACTGAAAAGGAACCTCGTCCTACAAAATCAGCTTTAAAAATAGAAAAGGAAGATGAAGATGTAGAGAAAACACTTCATTATAAAGAAAAAGAACTAACTCAAATTGAGTTAGATAAAACGATCATTTTTGAAGAATTACTATCAAAAACGAATTTGCGTGAAGAAGAAAAACAAACTTATCGAAAACGTTTATCCGAAAAAGAATCCGAAGCCAAATCGATTCAACAAGAACTTGCACTTCTTAAAACTCGAATTCAACAAAAGATAAAGGATGGAGCGAACCTTTTGTTAAAACGAGATCCTGTTCTAGAGAAAGTTGTTCAGCTTTTGGAGCCTGATTTTATTCTCAAAAGCTCATTTGATGAAATTGATCAAAAGCTGAAAATGGTTCTCCCTGAGATAGAAAGCGATGTAATAGACGCTTTAATGGAAGCCCAATTTTTGACGGAACAGCATGCGTTAACGAGAATAGGCTATCGAGAGTTAATCAAAACAGCGAAAAAAGGATTTGTAAGTTTAAAAGGGTAAAGACAGTTTTTACGTTGATAGTGATGGAATAGATTGTATTTAAATACGTGGCCGATCTGAATTTTTGGAGCTTTTATTCATAAAGAGGGTTTCATAAGCAATCGGTCTTTCGCCAAATGATTCGAGTCTCACCCTCTCACCGTTTTTTCATATAAGAATTAAGCGTAAGAGGCACCATAAATGTCTTACCTCCTATTGTGGAATCAGACACTTATGCTGCCTCATTATTTTGGCAAAAGCTCATGAGTGTTGTAGGATTAATTTTTAAGCGATAGAAAAGAACGTAATCTATCATGATGGATTTCTATTTAAAATGGATATTCTCTTGGCAGGCTTTGTGTCGAGACCCATTGTGTTGTTGTAAATTCTTCAAGTGACCAGACTCCTCCGAAACGTCCTAAACCTGAATCTTTTTCCCCGCCAAAGGCAATAAGCGGTTCATCGTTCACACTTTGGTCATTAACATGGACCATTCCGGTTTCAAGCTTTTTCGCTACCTCCACACCTTTTTCTACTGATCCAGCATGAACAGCGCCGCTTAATCCATATTTTGTATCATTAGCTAATTGAATCGCTTCCTCTTCATCATCAAATGGAATAATCGTCACAACAGGCCCAAACATTTCATTTTTTGCTGTTGCTACTTCATTTGTTCCGGTCAAAATAAAAGGCGACATCACATTTCCATCGACTTTCCCTTCTAATACGACTTTCGCTCCTTGCTTGCGAGCTTTTTCAATCGTCTTTAAAATTCTTTCCGCTGCTTTTTGATTAATCAGCGGGCCAATTAGTGTATCTTCCTCACGAGGATCACCGACTTTTATCGTTTTAGCCTTTTTCGTAAAAGCTTCAACAAATTCATGAAATCGTTGTCGATGGACAATGATCCGGTTAATAGCCATACAAATTTGCCCATTATGCATGAATTTGCCGAACGCTGCGGCATTAACAGCACGATCAATATCAGCATCTTCTAACACAATCATCGCATTATTGCCGCCAAGCTCAAGAGCGACTCTTTTAATATTTTTCCCGCAAAGCTCTCCGATATAACGACCTACTTCTGTAGATCCTGTGAATGAAATCATTCTAGGAATTGGATGATCAACAAATGCGTCTCCTATTTCCTCAATATCAGCAATCACTACATTGAATAAGCCTTGAGGAACCCCTGCTTCTTCAAAAATTTTACCTAATACCGTTCCCCCTGACATGGCCGTTTGTTCATCTGGCTTTAATACAACTCCATTTCCAACCGCAAGTGCTGGAGCAACCGAACGCATGGATAAGTACATTGGAAAATTGAACGGACTGATGACCCCAACTACTCCGATCGGTTTTCGATAAACTCTGTTTTCTTTTCCCGGAATTAGGGATGGAATCATTTGTCCTCCCATTCGAAGCGGAAATGAAGCTGCTTCTCTCATAATCGCAATACAGAAATCAATTTCGACATTTGCTTTAATATGAGAGGAGCCCGTTTCTTCAATCAAAAGCTTCACTAATTCCTTTCTTCGATCCATTATGATTCGTGCGGCATTTTCGATGATCGTAGAGCGTTCAAATGGATTGACATGCTCCCATTCCTTTTGTGCGTTTTTTGCTGATTCATATGCTCGATGAATATCTTCTACGCCAGCCATTTTAAATTCCGCTAACATCTCCCCATTATACGGATTTGTATCTTGATAACGACTTTGACCCGAACCGTCCCTCCACTCTCCAGCAATATATTGTTTGTTTAAATTGTCGAACGGTTTCAATGAATTCCCTCCTCTTCGTTATGACTTACCATTATTTTTTTCACATCTCAGTGGAATATACCATTACTTACCGTTTTAAACCGAACAAAAATCCTAAAATATAATTTCACAAGGAATTCGATATAAGGTGTGGAATGTTTTATTAGGTAAATATTTGTGATCATCGCAATACGACAAAAGGAGGAAGAAATATGAGGAAAACACATCCATGGTATGTTATTTCCTATCCTATGGGTGATGAAGATGCTGTTCTTTATCATTGCCTTGAAGAATTAAATAACGTATCAGAAAAAGGAATCGCTGTATTACCAGAATACGTCGCCTATACACCAAAACAAGCAGAAAAGGCACTAATGAAATTAAAAGAAACAGCCACAAAGAGAAAAATTAGCATCATTACTACTTTAAACATCGTTCCCGTTCATTTACCATACATGAAAAACAATTCAAACTACAATACACTTGTTGTCATCACAAAGGAAGGGAAAGTCCATACACCACAAGCGAAAATTACACCTCAATCTTTTGAACGAAGGCAATATGACGAGAAATTCCCCAAAATAAACGTTTCGGATTATTACTATTTAAATAAAGTACAGATGAAGATCGACAATGAAGTCAAAACGGCGCTCTTTGTTATTTGTTCAGATATTTATACCCTTTTAGCTGGTGTAAAAGATGTGCAAGACTTCAAAGTTGATTATTGCATTGTTCCTGGAAACTTCGGAAATGGGGCGGAAGCCGCTGTAAAACGAGTTCTTCAACGCTTCCGTTCAGCAGGTATTTTTGAAACGACCATTTTTTCAAATCCATATCAACTGCTAAAAAAAGCTGAACAAACTCCGCTTGTTCAAAAAGCTTGTGATTATGAACAAAAAGAACAAGATGTTTCATCTTCACTTACAGACTGGGAAAGAATTCAACTATTGAAACAAAATTTTCTCATCTATCCGGATGAGCATATCCAAAGCTTCGTTCATATGGCAAACTATACGACAATGGATAAAGGAAGAATAACCGTTCCCATGAGCCGTTTTCATATCAATGTCAAAGTCGAACAATATCCTGAAATGATTGTACTATAAATGATAAAAATAGTCTCCTCACCGTTAAGGAGACTATTTTCCCTAATAAGATATCCCTTCAACCAAAATGTCAGCTAAAATCTTTGCTTTCCACACGCTGCTGAACGAGTGTTGTTTTGATCCATTCACGTTCTAATATGAACCATAAAATAAGCCCAATTCCTAATCCCCACGCAGCCCCTTTTGTCGCTAAAATCGCACCAACAATGACCGCAATGCCTTTTTGTAGATTACTTTCATTCTTTAACAAATCAACCCCTAAATAACCGCAAAGATAGCCTTGGATGAGCATCGTCAATGCCATTCCGATATTGACGCCTGGCTTGAACAGTGTGACAACCGGACCGAGCATTAGCGCAATGCTCATTCCCCAAAAAATTCCGGTTGCTCCCCCCCAATAGCTGTCGATTTGCTCGCGTTTATTATTCATATAACGATTTAAAACAAGCACCTGACCTCCAGTCCATTGCGGTCCAGACAAAGGTAGAAACGGCATAAAGATCCCTTCAATAAAGTTTCGAATGGAAACGATGATACTGTTTCTAGTTGGACTAAAGACAATTTTTTCATCTTTTCTGACTTCATCTGCATTCTTAAGCAAAGAGTTTACGACCAAAACATCACCAAAGGCAATAATGTATGCAGCAACGGCTAATGGTAACGCTTTCATAAATGTGTCGAAAGAAGGCACTCCTACTGCAAAAATACTGTAAGATGATACAATTTCTCCAAATGGGATCGCCACAAAACTCCATGAAATTTCAGGCATTTGGACTTCACCAATGATGATGCCGATCACATATGACAAAGCAAAAGGTACCGCGATTCCAAACTGGGCAATATATCGGAAGAGACCATAACGCGCCCGCAATGGTGCTGCCGTTTTCGAAAACATCATGAAAAAGCCAAATGCAGCCCCTAGAAGAATGGTGACAGGCATCGTCCAGACACGCCCACCTTCTGAAAATTCACCGAAAATGGCCGCAAACCCTGCTCCTAGTAAAATTCCTGCTTTTAATGAAATAGGAATTTTTTCGACAAGCTTTTCAGCTCCTTTAAATAACCCCATCAACAGAAAAATAACAGCAACCAAAATTTGTAAAGCAATTAACGCCTCAATCCTTTCCTGCCCTTCTGGAAAACCTGAAAGAAAACTTACATAGAGTGGAATACCTGCAGTAACCCATCCAGCAATTGACGGGTCTCCAAATGATGTGTGTAATAAATAGAGGAAATTGTTGATGATAATAAAAGCGATTGCAAGTTCAAAAGGTATTCCTAATACATCCATTATCACAGCGGAAATACCCATTGGTACAACGCAAAGAATAGCACCTTGAAGCCAGTCAGGAAACTCAATACCATAGTGTACAAATGGCAAACGAAGCTTGAGGGGACCAAGAGCGTACGGCTGTTCCGCTCCATCTTCTCTCTGTTTTCCAAAATAAAATGCCATCCCTTTACCTCCTTTTTTAAAATTAATGGCAAGAAGCTTCACAATTTTGAACAGCATCACGAAACTCAAGAATTATTTCTGTAAACTTTTCGCTTTTTTCGAGCATGGAATAGTGTCCTGACCCTTTCATTTTCTTTATTTGAATATCTGGTTTGACCTTCATTAATTGTTCTTTAGCATTAGGTGGCAATAGTTTATCTTCCTCGCCAATCACTGCAAGTACAGGAATGTTTAATATTTTTAACACCTTTTCTCCATTTTTGTATTTAGCACAGCATTCAAAATCATTTATCGTTACCCTCATCGGATTTTTGTGAAGCTCCTCTTTTTCTTCATATAACAACTGTTTATCTGTACTCTTTCCGTAAGAAGCATAGAACAATGAATCAGGGAAAACACCCGTTGAAAGCTGTTCTAATATCTTCGGGTGAACAGGGAGCTCGTAATGACTATTGGCAAGGACAAGCCCTTTGACTTTCTCATTAATTGCCGCCAATTCAATTCCAATTAATCCTCCCATTGAGTGGCCAACGACAATGACATCCTCTCTAATCTCTGAATTTAACATACTCGCAAACTCTTCAATAGTAGAAGGCACTGCTCTCTTATCATGGTCATGACCCGGCAAATTATGAACTTCAAAAGGGATATCACCTAAACGTTCTGTTACTTTTCTCCATTTGCTGATCGTTCCGCCTGCACCATGAATAAAGAAAAATGTTAGTGGCTTCATGATCGTACTCCTCCTAGAACATTTTTAGCAATAATCATTCGTTGAATTTGGTTCGTTCCTTCATAAATTTGTGTAATTTTCGCATCTCGCATCATTCGTTCTACTGAATATTCTTGAACATATCCGTACCCTCCTAATAATTGTACAGCGTCTGTTGTGACCTTCATGGCTACATCTGACGCATACATTTTCGCCATTGATGAAGCTTTAATTAATTCTGGATTTTTCCCTGTTGAGCTTAGCTCATTTACTTTTGAGGCGGCACGATAAACAAGACATCTAGCAGCTTCAATCTGGGTTGCCATATCAGCAATCATAAATTGAACGGCCTGAAAGGATGAAAGCGGCTTTCCGAATTGCTCTCTTTCCAGTACATATTGAAGACATACATCTAACGCTCCTTGAGCAATGCCAAGCGCTTGTGCTCCAACTGTAGGCCTTGATTTATCGAAGGTTTTCATGGCAAGAATCCAGCCATTCCCTTCTTCACCGACGATATTTTCGGCAGGCACTCGACAATTATCAAAATAAAGCTGTGCCGTTGGTGATCCTTTAATGCCCATTTTCTTCTCTAATTTACCTACATGAAACCCAGGTGTATCGGCATCAACTACAAATGTTGTCATACCCTTATCTGTTTTGGCAAAAACGGTATAGACGTTGGCAACTCCGCCGTTGGAGATAAACATTTTCTGTCCGTTTAAAATATACTCATCTCCATCTCGAACAGCTGTTGTTTCCAAACTTTGTACATCAGATCCTGCATTCGGCTCGGTTAAAGCATAAGCCGCAATTTTCTTTCCAGACGCAATATCAGGCAAATAACGGCGCTTTAAATCATCGCTTCCACCTAACATAATAGGCAATGACCCAAGTTCCTGCACAACAGCTACTTGTGAAGATGATGCACACACACGAGCGATTTCTTCTACAATGATACAAAAGCTTAATAAATCAAGTCCTGAACCTCCATATTCTTCCGGAATGTTCGCACCTAAATAACCGTATTCAGCAAGTAAATCCTTTATATCCATTGGGTATTCACCCATTTCATCAATTTCAATTGCCCTTGGTTTTATCTTTTCTTGTGCTAATCGATGAATGCTCTCTTTTATTTCTTTGTGCTCATCTGATAACTCGAAAAACATCCCCATACCCCTTTCTTATGCATTTTGAAGATTTTTTTCTAAAACATACTTCTGAATCTTACCACTAGGAGTCTTCGGTAAACGGTCTAAAAAAACATACTTACGAGGCCGTTTATATTTTGCCAATTTATCGCCATTCACTAAAAACTGATCAAGTTCTTCTTCAGTCAGGGTGCTTCCCTCTTTTAAAACAATACATCCGACAACGATTTGTCCCCATGTCGGATCAGGCTGCCCAATCACTGCTGCTTCTAACACATCTGGGTGTTCAAGTAAATAATCTTCTACTTCACGCGGATAAATGTTTTCAGCACCAGATACAATCATATGATTCATTCTATCTCTAATCCAAATATATCCATCTTCATCATAAGAACCCATATCACCAGTATGATACCAGCCAAAGGCAAGGGCTTTATCAGTAGCTTCTGGGCGCTGATAATATCCTTCCATGACACACGGTCCTTTTACAATAATTTCACCAATTTCTCCGACCTCGCATAGATCGTCTGGATGTGACGGACTGCCATCCTCTTGCAGGCGTACAATACGTACTTCATGCGTCATCACCGCTTTTCCTGCAGAACCTGCTTTAGGCAGCTGTTCATCAGGATATAATAC
This genomic interval from Bacillus alveayuensis contains the following:
- a CDS encoding methyl-accepting chemotaxis protein (product_source=KO:K03406; cath_funfam=1.10.287.950; cog=COG0840; ko=KO:K03406; pfam=PF00015,PF00672,PF12729; smart=SM00283,SM00304; superfamily=58104,63491; transmembrane_helix_parts=Outside_1_31,TMhelix_32_54,Inside_55_200,TMhelix_201_223,Outside_224_583) → MKLKLKSLKRLTFRGKRKDLKFWKQKGLQKKLLLSFAIIMLLTIATVAVNYVLMKRINADTEKMIQKDVQSLIMNERLRYNITKRISLVHSYFLYEDEKMREEFEELTSESAKLQFELSQLNQSDEMKQLLDETSQWSVLVRYETLLIFDHGQKEDAIENLEQRAKPLAENIIQDLEKMSEQRYQLAIQHGKEVIDKSNQVLVLSIILSGLIVIIGLFIAFTMSRSITKPIRMISERMKAIANGELLHQSLTYKGKDELGELVESVNEMNKQLRKIVLDINNVSNTITNKCTDLHQSSIEVKDGSEQIASTMQELSAGAENQAKSATELAEAMVNYTNKIHEIHQNSLEMEEKSNLVIKQTDNGSHLMNNSMQQMEMIYEKMQAAIGKMQNLDQRSKDINKLVEVIQNIADQTNLLALNAAIEAARAGEYGRGFAVVAEEVRKLAEQVSHSIVDIQHIVEQVQKETKEVTDSLHIGYSQVQEGTSLIQETGAAFEIIQSHIKEVTEKIQYAHREFTKILENSEGMNQQIGNIAALTEEAAAGIEQTAESASTSNILMGNVSNHIQSLSQLSETLNDLVKKFKT
- a CDS encoding Ca2+/Na+ antiporter (product_source=COG0530; cog=COG0530; superfamily=52540; transmembrane_helix_parts=Inside_1_18,TMhelix_19_36,Outside_37_39,TMhelix_40_62,Inside_63_248), whose protein sequence is MEKSNQRLKVLKHLSVKDWLMIFFGILIAIFLFLLIGTNQVFFQFAILLLNSWLTVFVFFLYKRVDNLAKNQLTEKEPRPTKSALKIEKEDEDVEKTLHYKEKELTQIELDKTIIFEELLSKTNLREEEKQTYRKRLSEKESEAKSIQQELALLKTRIQQKIKDGANLLLKRDPVLEKVVQLLEPDFILKSSFDEIDQKLKMVLPEIESDVIDALMEAQFLTEQHALTRIGYRELIKTAKKGFVSLKG
- a CDS encoding aldehyde dehydrogenase (NAD+) (product_source=KO:K00128; cath_funfam=3.40.605.10; cog=COG1012; ko=KO:K00128; pfam=PF00171; superfamily=53720) yields the protein MKPFDNLNKQYIAGEWRDGSGQSRYQDTNPYNGEMLAEFKMAGVEDIHRAYESAKNAQKEWEHVNPFERSTIIENAARIIMDRRKELVKLLIEETGSSHIKANVEIDFCIAIMREAASFPLRMGGQMIPSLIPGKENRVYRKPIGVVGVISPFNFPMYLSMRSVAPALAVGNGVVLKPDEQTAMSGGTVLGKIFEEAGVPQGLFNVVIADIEEIGDAFVDHPIPRMISFTGSTEVGRYIGELCGKNIKRVALELGGNNAMIVLEDADIDRAVNAAAFGKFMHNGQICMAINRIIVHRQRFHEFVEAFTKKAKTIKVGDPREEDTLIGPLINQKAAERILKTIEKARKQGAKVVLEGKVDGNVMSPFILTGTNEVATAKNEMFGPVVTIIPFDDEEEAIQLANDTKYGLSGAVHAGSVEKGVEVAKKLETGMVHVNDQSVNDEPLIAFGGEKDSGLGRFGGVWSLEEFTTTQWVSTQSLPREYPF
- a CDS encoding hypothetical protein (product_source=Hypo-rule applied; superfamily=56317); translated protein: MRKTHPWYVISYPMGDEDAVLYHCLEELNNVSEKGIAVLPEYVAYTPKQAEKALMKLKETATKRKISIITTLNIVPVHLPYMKNNSNYNTLVVITKEGKVHTPQAKITPQSFERRQYDEKFPKINVSDYYYLNKVQMKIDNEVKTALFVICSDIYTLLAGVKDVQDFKVDYCIVPGNFGNGAEAAVKRVLQRFRSAGIFETTIFSNPYQLLKKAEQTPLVQKACDYEQKEQDVSSSLTDWERIQLLKQNFLIYPDEHIQSFVHMANYTTMDKGRITVPMSRFHINVKVEQYPEMIVL
- a CDS encoding dethiobiotin synthetase (product_source=KO:K01935; cath_funfam=3.40.50.300; cog=COG0132; ko=KO:K01935; pfam=PF13500; superfamily=52540; tigrfam=TIGR00347), whose amino-acid sequence is MGQGIFITGTGTEIGKTYVTKFLTKALIQSGFRVAPYKPIQTGCVWKDGELKAEDVESYIQTANLSYGQKDLCTYFFEKPASPHLAAHLENVRIDVNRMKQHYDCLQKEHDIVLVEGAGGLAVPIMEENEMYMTKDIIQMLNIPLIVVVPPHLGSINHTLLTVEYAKANRLSILGIVFNKVSSHPDIIEKDNMRVIEKLTNLPILGKVPEDGGEIDDVLKWFYIEKILNIENNPVL
- a CDS encoding MarR family 2-MHQ and catechol resistance regulon transcriptional repressor (product_source=KO:K15973; cath_funfam=1.10.10.10; cog=COG1846; ko=KO:K15973; pfam=PF01047; smart=SM00347; superfamily=46785); translation: MMTSFTQEEMDRAVSLFHIFARAFKSISEHSIRDSKEHGFNPTEFSVLELLYKKGPQKIQQIGSRLLLVSGNVTYVIDKLERNGYIYREQDPRDKRSVYAKLTEKGKNYLDEIYPIHAMRMARAFSGLSKEEQDQLMHLLKKAGIHSQHLIFR